Genomic window (Centroberyx gerrardi isolate f3 chromosome 9, fCenGer3.hap1.cur.20231027, whole genome shotgun sequence):
ctttcccccaCCCACACAGTCTCCTGTTCTCTGTTACAGGGCAGCTCCCTGGCTGTGGGCCAAGTTGGGGAGAGCTGTGGGGGAATTCAGCAGAACGGGATCGccacagaggagagacagcGCCTCTCCCACGGCCCAGCAGGTACAGCAGCTTTTAGAATTATAACTGCTCTAGAGCTAGCGCAGCTTAAGATGCATAAAGTAATAAATGAAGTAATAAACTAGCAAAGTACACACTGATATTAGTCattttgcatgcatttgtgcgACGTGCAGCTTGTACTTATTTTGCGTGCACATGTATTCTTCTCTCATTGctacagagatagagaaaagcCAGCCAATGAGCATCCCGGACGCAgctaaaagaaagaagaagaaaagaacaaGAGCAACAGACAGCTTCACAGGCGCTTTTGATGGTAATGAAGCTCATATTACCAGACACGtgaagaagaaaataacaatCAAAATGAAATCACCTGCAACAGTCTCATCACTGTTCTTCCAGACCTGTACAAGCTGACAGATGAGGTGCTGGGTCAGGGGGCGTATGCCAAAGTCCAGGGGTGCATAAGCCTGCAGAATGGAAAGGAGTTTGCTGTGAAGGTGAGTTAGGATGGTGAGACATCAGGCAATACTGTTCTATAATACAAAATTGGCAATACTCTGAGTAAAAGGTAAACAAGTAAGacacattgatttttttgtgtgttgtgtttaagGCAGTAATGCTGAGACAACTTGTTGAGTTGCCCAAAGATTGCTCTGTGAATCATGGCCTTGTAGATGTTAAATCTGTAACACATTACCCAAATAAGACTCTATTCTACAAAATCCTGACCTGTGTTGTCCCTGTATGAGAACTCGTGAAGTTTGAAGTTATGGGAATAGTTTTAGATATGTCCTTTTTTATGATAACTTAAATCATGCATGTAATCTTGATTTACATTCCAAAAACATTCCAGAAGGGGCTCTACATGACctccatttttttaatttaagttctaaaaaaaatacatacaatactACAGCTACGAAGAGGTGCTTAATATAATAGCCCAACTGTGTAGATTTAACACTGTGAAatcaaaacatttacattttaattttggcAACTAATAGTGTTTTGTCTGTTCTTGTTTGTTCGTAGATCATAGAGAAGAGTGCGGGGCACAGTCGCAGCCGAGTCTTCAGAGAAGTGGAGACACTCTACCAGTGTCAAGGAAACAAGTGAGCACACTCGCAATCTGCCATTTAGGTTAATTAATAATGAATATGGAATGAGGAACAGATTTTAATCTTTGGGAAATACCTTTTATCCAGGAACATTTTGGAACTGATCCAGTTCTTTGAAGATAGCTCCTGCTTTTACTTGGTATTTGAGAAGTTGTGTGGAGGTAAGTGTCAGATAATAAATATTGGTTATATGACACGCACTACCACATATCACTCTCAGATAACTGAAAAATATCACTGTGAATATACACCTACACTGAATGCTAAAAGTgattctcttttcctcttcccttAGGCTCAATTTTTACTCACATCCAGAACCGTAAGCACTTTGATGAGCTGGAGGCCAGCAAGGTGGTCAGGGACATCGCACAAGCTCTTGACTTCCTACACACAAAAGGTAGGTCGCCATCCAAAGAGCCGTCCCTACCAAAGCATAACAACAGACTTTTCGTTTCATCATCATGACACTGTGCTTTTCTACAGGCATTGCCCACAGAGACCTCAAGCCGGAGAATATCCTTTGTGAATACACTGATCGGgtaagtgattttttttgtaaagaaaCAAAAGCTCCCAGATGGCAGGTAGTTATTCCTAACGGTATAGAGCATAAATAGTATTATGATAATTGtttttcctccatcttcctGCTCAGGTGTCTCCAGTAAAGATCTGTGACTTTGACCTGGGAAGTGGAGTGAAGCTCAGCAGTGCCTGTACGCCCATAACGACTCCGGAGCTCACAACACCGGTAAAGCCCCACAGTCTGGTTCTGAACTTAGAGCTGAGCACTTACACGTAGCATGGGAAACAGATTTATATgaattagggctgggcgatataccAGAAATTTTACCAAAACCCGACACTGTCACTCTCTCACCGACCAAGTTTTTATACATGTCGGTATGTTCGGTAAATGCATTTGTCAAGAAGCAGACTTTGCATAAATGGTTTCATTTGTGCCAGCTAGAGAAGGACAGAATATCACTGGAAGTaaggtgggtttaccttcaaaataaaagcatactttttatatttatgatgCTAATGGTGAATGTAGTATTTCTGCACCGGGGATAGAAAAACAAattgtttcatttattgttatCAAGGTAAATGTGACAGTAGTGATATGAATCTCAGGCCATATCACCCAgccttaaaattaatttattggGCAATAGTCACCAGActcttctgtgtgttttcagtttttgcCTTCTCTTCTCAGTGTGGCTCAGCAGAGTACATGGCTCCAGAGGTAGTGGAGGTGTTCACCGACGAGGCCTCCTTCTACGACAAGCGCTGCGACCTTTGGAGCCTTGGGGTCATCCTCTACATCCTGCTGAGCGGCAGCCCCCCCTTCACAGGCCACTGTGGCAGCGACTGTGGCTGGGACCGGGGAGAAACCTGCAGAACCTGCCAGGTACGCTTCACCCAACCAGCCCTCCTCGCTCCGTCCGTCCTCCATCTCACCTGACACATCCATAAGTGTTCAGTTCCTACAGTGCTTACAGCGCCCCCCGTCATGACCCTGAAGCAGTGTGGTTTCTCCACAGCCTGCAGTCGGTGTTGTCTCACATTCACAGCTTTCTATGACACACAGCTAGCAGCATATCCAGGGCTTCCTCTGTGTTCACTCAGCAGTGGTGCAACACCACAGTAAGAAAATGATTaccactgctagagaaaatgtggaaaaaaatcaatattatttaaagctacaatatgcaacttttcgccTTGAGGGAGCAAGGGCCTTCTAACACTGAGGCAAGTACACAAAGGGTCACAGATatacacagactgataatgtataatatattgtatttatttgttatgttaATGTGGGAAAAAAACTGCTTATTGTAGCATTTACCTAATTTACctctaaaataaaaagaaatatagtCCTGTTGTTTAAAATCAATGTTTTAATACAATAAAGTATCCAAAGAAAAACTCACTTTACCACTGCAACCTGCACTAGAACCATATTGGGGAACTAAAAAAGGGATGATAtggaaccaaaactaaaaaatgAGTACCACTGCTCCTTTAAATTACAGAGGAAACTGTGATATATGAACAATATTAAAGAATATTGTGGAATATTCTCTCCTCAGAGTCACCTGTTTGAGAGCATCCAGGAGGGCAAGTACGAGTTTCCAGACAAGGACTGGGCTCACATCTCAGAGGGGGCCAAGGACCTCATATCCAAGCTGCTGGTCCGGGACGCCACTCTGCGCATCAGTGCTGCTCAGGTCCTCAAGCACCCCTGGGTGCAGGGGGTGGGTGTCTTTAGTACTCTAATCTTGACACATGACTACTCTAATTCATCCAGTGGCATTTATTACTAATGAAATAAGTCGTTTATTTGggaatttttattttgtgatttaaagctaaagctaaagttAAAGTGTACATTTTCAAGTGATATGAAGAACTCGGTTCCCTTTAAACTCATGCTGGTGTTTTCATTTCCCCAGAATGCTCCAGAGAGAGGTCTTCCAACTCCTCATGTTCTGCAAAGGTAAAGCCAGACAGCTTCGAAAGCGATGTCAAATTCGTCTATGAAGCGCTTTAAACAATTTACAGTGCTtgtgcaaagtgctttacagagcgACAAAGGACATTAATGCAGATAAGAACAAGAGAGAATAAACACATTGCCGTTTTTATGATATGAGGATAGAGGTTGTGTATGTGGTGTGAgaatatctgtgtgtgagtgaaggcGCTGGAAGGAGACAATGTGCCAGTAAAAGACAGTACAGTCAGTTAAACACAGTCCACTATCTCACAGATCgtcttcccccttctctctgctgACAGGAACAGCAGCACCAAAGACCTGACCCAGTTCGCGGCGGACGCCATCGCCTTCAACCGGCAGCTGTCCCAGCACGACGAGGAGCAGGAGGACGTCGGAGCCATCGTCTGCTCCATGAggctttcccctccctccaacTCCAGACTGGCGCGCAGGCGGGCGCAGTCCAACGCCCTGCGCACCAGGGACTTCCTGCCCGCACCGGAGAACCTCACAACCTGACTGAACCGCACAGAAACCCGAGAAACCGCTAAAGGCTTGTGTGAACTTCCTCCTGTGTTTGTCGTCCCGCTGATTTGAAGCAACTTGCATCTCTATTGTTCATTCTTAAGGATAACCTTGAAGGAGAAATGCAAGTTgaattgcacacatacacacacctctccatGTTCTCCGACTGATTTTagcctctgccctctctccttgGATTAGCCACACAGTATCAGAAATGACTAACTGTTGCTGTTGTCAGCTTAACTCCTGTGTAGCTTCCTATGTTGTATTTCCGgtgctgcagctctctctcaTGGCCAGTAATCTTATCACCTAGAGACAGAGAGTTGGAGCACTAAGGAGACACTTTATCCTTGGCTGCCACTTCCTTATTGAAAACATAGTTGAATCTCTTGAGGTTTGTCCAGGAGTAATTTTGAGTTCCCAGAGTTTAACACATGGACTTCATAGTTTGGGAATAGCTTCGCATTTAGTTTTCAGAATTTTACATATAGACTGCATAGATTTATCGTTCTCCTGAGTAATAATACAACTCATGCTGATCCCAATACAGCATAAACCCCTCTTTATGCCAGCAGTTTATACTCTGTATCCTATCGATGCATATCATTATAAACACAGGGCATTACAGTTATGCAGCTTTTGCTGCCTTAATGCAATATCTTCCTTATTTTATagattttatttgtgttgtaCCAACTGTGAATTGCTTTCTGTatttaaataatatttaattGATAGTTATTGAATGCTTTAAGAGCATTGCTTCTCAGCCACCTGATGAGGCAAGGGATggtcttattttttatttttgcctttttttaagCCTGTCTAAACTGTATGTGATTTGATTTGTGTGGATGCATGTAGACTAAAAGGTAGAAAATGGACTACACTTAGAAGGGATTGTCCATCATCTATGGAACTGGACTTTCTCTCTGTAAACTTTACCTAGCTCTTCCAAGTCCATCCTTATTGGTCTAGGTTACTTCTAATGTTTTGAAAAGGTGTATGCAGAACTTATGGAAAGTGCTGAGTGAGGAATGTGAATGGATTCAACATGTTGAGAAGTTCAACGTTTGATCAAATTGTGTTTCTTAGAAAATCTAGCTTTCACTTCAACACAAGCTACCTGTGGCACTGATGTACTTTGAAATAAGTCACTTATTTAGCTTACCTGAGCGTTAGGTTATTGTAATATAAAGCATCACTTTGGTTGAAAACTGTGAATTCAACAcctaatatttatattttaaaaaccGGTTTACCTATCGTCTTTAGTACCAACATTACCTCAGATTCCTCAACTGCACCACGTCTTTGCACGTTTTGTACAGATGCAAAACCATCCAGAAAAGACTTGCTTGCTTTCTTAACAATAAGTGTCTTATTGATCCAATATCTCAGTGTCTTGTCAGTCTGAATGATTTTGAAATGTGACAATTGAATTTGTTTTAGGTTGTATATGGTATAAAATGTTGGTTTTAATGTGACCTAAAAGGGTTTTTTGTGTATAGTTTACATTACATGTGTGATGGAGTCTATACTGGGGTTGAAGGGATCTATTTTTATACCAGTGTTTGTAATGGATTGTGTTGTCGGTTGCATCTACTTGGTTCTGTGAATGGTTTTGAATGTGCCAACGAAAAGAACGATGGACTAAACAAGTGAAGACTTGCTCCATCGTTGATTTGCTTAGGTCCATCAAGTTGCTGATGATATTTACCCTCTGAATtagatttttacttttttaaagaaacatttttacctttttttagTTGTGAGAGTTTGGTTGTTCCACCTGTTGAGGAGCCCGTCTGTGTTTTAATGGGGTCACTGATGGGAGTCTAGCACTTATTTCCCCCTCACACTATTAATTTAGTATGTTGGCCACTAATGTAAACTGCATGTCCCCAGATTTCACACTGTTGCCATGGACACCCCATCCCTATAGCAACTAAGGGCCTTCACAGGCTGGCAGGAATCGACTGAGATTTGCTCTGGGAGAGTGCACACATTAGGAAACAACCACTTGCTATGTTaaagccctctctctcccattatGAATCATCAAAgtacttgtttgtttttccctcaACTGTAATGGCATTGGATGAAATACAGTAATTGGTATGCAATTACAGAATCCCTTGAGATAATTTTTTGTCAAAGCTCTTGTGGGGTTGCTATATGCATAATGCTCTCACAATGTAGAGTATACTCACATTATATTTTCACTGGTATGCTGTgttctcaataaaaaaaaaatcctaaacattttctcaagtctttgttcttcttcttggctAATCTGTGTGTGACACAAGTAGGTTTGTCACGATACTAGAATTTCTAACTTCGATACAATACCCAGGAAAATATCGATATGCGATACCATTTTCGATACCacggggaaaaaaatgaattttcaatcttttgttttttttaatattatacttttaaagttgtctgagatcaaacaacacatttttgattgacaggtgtcgatcgccgtcatgatttgctcttttttattgaggggagtTTATACTGCACAAccatgtgaaacatcatattgcctcctggcctctgcagcataga
Coding sequences:
- the mknk1 gene encoding MAP kinase-interacting serine/threonine-protein kinase 1; translated protein: MAEALTEGFGQFGDRFQLADMVRHSMMTDLQAFQHSLQGSSLAVGQVGESCGGIQQNGIATEERQRLSHGPAEIEKSQPMSIPDAAKRKKKKRTRATDSFTGAFDDLYKLTDEVLGQGAYAKVQGCISLQNGKEFAVKIIEKSAGHSRSRVFREVETLYQCQGNKNILELIQFFEDSSCFYLVFEKLCGGSIFTHIQNRKHFDELEASKVVRDIAQALDFLHTKGIAHRDLKPENILCEYTDRVSPVKICDFDLGSGVKLSSACTPITTPELTTPCGSAEYMAPEVVEVFTDEASFYDKRCDLWSLGVILYILLSGSPPFTGHCGSDCGWDRGETCRTCQSHLFESIQEGKYEFPDKDWAHISEGAKDLISKLLVRDATLRISAAQVLKHPWVQGNAPERGLPTPHVLQRNSSTKDLTQFAADAIAFNRQLSQHDEEQEDVGAIVCSMRLSPPSNSRLARRRAQSNALRTRDFLPAPENLTT